In Nicotiana tabacum cultivar K326 chromosome 11, ASM71507v2, whole genome shotgun sequence, a single window of DNA contains:
- the LOC142166047 gene encoding uncharacterized protein LOC142166047, which produces MDISSLVDCTKSTPHSCKAAATIPLHAHNKANSAAVTLWTIGELVVTIPKTRKEYNDIDCKSIEKNLRANKILICGIGPDEYNRISACQSTKEIWEALQAAHEGTTQVKQSKIDMLTTEYELLRMKDDESIQDMHTRFTSIINELHSLGEIIPRNKLVRKILNVLPGSWESKVNAITEAKDLQNLTIDELIRNLKTCEMKKKKDHERRDPKKEKNMVLKTDNNDSSGEDADIAYLTKQFQKRALAAWGGSSNESAEVDEQGDSSIFALMVEADEDEEDDDDNEKKLISLRNVLFDAYHNLINDKNALTVELREIENERDDPVVVVVNLKKTIESLKKEKDTLDKRITNIEHETDDLLVVVVNLKETIKELKRKSRHETTQKGKEVTRTSEGKQPKMATKVEFVSKICTVTNLVTSEVILMAKRYKNIYVADFESLHNGDLTCLSVVDDDVEPWHRRLGHASFTLLNKLVKKDLVRGLPKSSFKDHKVCDACVKGKQIRTKDETFLVFVAFVKKIQVKMSHIIVNIRSDHGTEFDNAKFDEFYAENGFWAEAINIACYLVNRCMIRSLLNKTLDEGILLRYSSQSKAYKVYNRRTQYIEESIHVIFDESYHLFGRAAHDKADQDGELSNVPGEVIDMANGKADIMIQVKESNENGTGKSSADVEEPGSSITITEAENRVVDVVQGTLDAEVISRTHESYPEEPRSSHNEIRVSNWKHKSSHPLQNVITPLDSGTQTRSKSRNSLSFSALKDADWITAMQDKLHQFKRNNVWHLVPRPADRTVIGTRWIFRNKLDEFGNTTRNKIRLVVQGYNQEEGIDYDKTFVFVKQPPGFECHEHPEHVFKLEKGRNLLIVQVYVDDIIFGATNDSLCEEFSKLMGSEFEMSMMGELNFFLGLQVKQTQRGT; this is translated from the exons ATGGATATCAGTTCCCTTGTTGACTGTACTAAGTCAACTCCCCACAGCTGTAAAGCTGCTGCAACTATTCCTCTGCACGCACACAACAAGGCAAATAGTGCAGCAGTCACATTATGG ACCATTGGTGAATTAGTAGTGACAATTCCCAAAACAAGAAAGGAATACAATGATATTGACTGCAAGTCTATAGAGAAGAATTTACGAGCAAATAAGATCCTCATTTGTGGCATTGGACCAGACGAATACAACAGGATTTCTGCCTGTCAATCTACCAAAGAAATCTGGGAAGCTCTCCAAGCAGCACACGAAGGGACAACTCAAGTCAAGCAATCGAAGATTGATATGCTAACCACCGAGTATGAACTCTtgaggatgaaggatgatgagtccattCAAGACATGCACACTCGCTTCACCTctatcatcaatgagcttcaTTCTCTGGGAGAGATTATTCCAAGGAACAAACTTGTTAGGAAAATACTCAATGTATTACCTGGTTCCTGGGAAAGCAAAGTTAATGCTATCACGGAGGCAAAGGATCTGCAAAATTTGACCATTGATGAACTTATTCGCAATCTGAAGACTtgtgagatgaagaagaagaaggatcatGAGAGAAGAGATCCCAAAAAGGAGAAAAACATGGTCCTCAAGACAGATAACAACGACTCAAGTGGTGAGGATGCTGATATAGCCTATCTAACAAAACAATTTCAGAAGAGG gctcttgctgcatggggaggcTCTTCCAACGAATCTGCAGAAGTTGATGAGCAAGGTGATAGCTCCATTTTTGCCCTAATGGTAGAAGCAGATGAGGATGAGGAAGATGACGATGATAATGAA AAGAAGCTTATATCTTTGCGTAATGTTCTATTTGATGCATATCACAATCTCATTAACGATAAGAATGCTCTAACTGTGGAACTAAGAGAAatagaaaatgagagagatgatcCAGTGGTTGTTGTGGTTAATCTAAAAAAGACTATTGAGagtttaaaaaaggaaaaagataccTTAGATAAGAGAATTACAAACATAGAGCATGAGACAGATGACTTACTAGTCGTAGTTGTAAACTTAAAGGAAACAATTAAAGAACTAAAAAGGAAAAGTAGGCATGAGACCACTcaaaagggaaaagaagttacaa GGACCAGTGAAGGGAAGCAGCCAAAGATG GCaacaaaggtggaatttgtgtcaaaAATCTGCACAGTCACAAACCTTGTGACTAGTGAAGTGATCCTGATGGCAAAAAGATACAAAAACATCTATGTCGCTGATTTTGAGTCCCTACATAATGGGGATCTCACATGTCTGAgtgttgtggatgatgatgttgaaccGTGGCATAGAAGGTTGGGCCATGCAAGTTTTACTTTGCTGAACAAATTggtcaagaaggacctggttcgtggacTGCCTAAGTCAAGCTTCAAAGATCAcaaggtgtgtgatgcatgtgtaaaaggaAAGCAGATCAG AACCAAAGATGAGACTTTTCTAGTGTTTGTTGCTTTTGTGAAGAAGATCCAAGTAAAAATGAGCCATATTATTGTGAATATAAGATCTGATCATGGCACAGAATTTGACAATGCAAAGTTCGACGAGTTTTATGCTGAAAATG GTTTCTGGGCAGAGGCAATCAATATTGCATGCTACTTGGTgaataggtgcatgatcaggtccctcttGAACAAAACTCT tgatgaaggaatattaCTTAGATATTCATCACAAAGCAAAGCTTACAAGGTGTATAACAGAAGAACTCAATATATTGAAGAAAGCATACATGTGATCTTTGACGAATCATACCACCTTTTTGGAAGAGCTGCACATGATAAGGCTGATCAAGATGGAGAGCTATCAAATGTCCCTGGTGAAGTCATTGATATGGCAAATGGAAAGGCTGACATAATGATTCAGgtcaaggaatcaaatgaaaATGGCACAGGTAAATCTTCAGCTGATGtggaggaacctggttcctcaatCACAATAACTGAAGCAGAGAATAGAGTTGTGGATGTTGTGCAAGGAACCCTAGATGCTGAGGTGATAAGCAGGACTCATGAATCATATCCAGAAGAACCTAGATCCTCTCATAATGAGATTCGGGTGTCCAACTGGAAGCATAAGAGCTCACATCCTCTTCAGAATGTGATCACTCCTCTTGACTCAGGGACTCAAACTAGATCAAAGTCAAGAAACTCACTTTCCTTCTCAGCATTGAAAGATGCTGACTGGATCACTGCCATGCAAGATAAACTCCATCAATTCAAGAGGAATAATGTATGGCACCTGGTTCCTCGACCTGCTGACAGAACtgttataggaaccaggtggatATTTAGAAACAAACTGGATGAGTTTGGAAACACGACAAGGAACAAGATAAGGCTAGTAGTTCAAGGATACAATCAAgaagaagggattgactatgataaAACCTTTG TTTTTGTCAAACAACCTCCTGGCTTCGAATGCCATGAGCATCCTGAACATGTCTTTAAACTTGAAAAG gggaggaacctgctcattgtgcaaGTCTATGTTGACGACATCATCTTTGGTGCAACAAATGACTCTCTTTGTGAAGAATTTTCAAAGCTCATGGGAAGCGAGTTTgagatgagcatgatgggagaattAAATTTCTTCTTAGGTCTGCAAGTTAAGCAAACTCAAAGGGGCACATAA